The stretch of DNA GGCGGCAATGGTGGGCAGCTTGGCCATCAACCGAATTACATTCAGGTCAATCTCCTCCTTGTTCAGATCTGGCGATACGCTTTCAGGGTAGAAGGCAGTGAGTGCGCAGATCAGGCTGCTGAGAATAGCCATGGGGTGAGCGGCCGAGGGGAAGCCGTCGAAAATCTTCCGAACGTCTTCATGCACCAGCGTGTGCTTGGTAATCTGGTTGCTGAAGTCTGCAAGTTCTGCCTGGGTGGGCAGTTTGCCGTAGATCAGCAGGTAGGCCACCTCAATAAAGCTGGATTTCTCCGCCAGCTGCTCAATAGGATACCCGCGGTAACGCAAAATGCCTTCCTCACCATCAAGGAAGGTGATGGCGCTCTTGGTAGCACCGGTGTTTTTATAACCTGAATCCAGGGTTACGTAGCCCGTTTGGTCACGCAGCTTACCGATGTCGAATGCTTTTTCGTGTTCGGTGCCTTCAATAACGGGGAGAGAGATGGATTTCCCGTCGAGGATAAGTTCAGCAGATTCTGCCATAAGCGTGGGTTAGAGGGTGGGTTACGGGGCAAGACTACGGAGTTACCAGTAGTCGGAATCCCCATGAGCAGTTGGCGTCTATACTACAAAACCCGCCCGGTTGTTGTTTGCCGTTGAGGTGAAGCCACAAAGAAAAGGACCACGTGGGAAATATGTGGTATAGAGACTATTTTTTTGATGAAGGAATATAAGTTGATAAGGGTAACTGCCTTTTAACGATAAGTTTGACTCTGAAAATTGTGTCAGTTACAAGCTACAATGTTAGTACAGAGCCAGAAGCCGCCCACCAGATGTTAAGACTAGTGGCAACCAAGTATATCAACAGCACTTGTTCCGGAAAGGCTCCCGTCGAGCCAGGTGAGTTTAGGCGGTATGCCATCAGGTTGCACTATCCGGCCTGGCTACAACAGCACTTATGTCAGGAATAACCTGGCAATAAGTGACAGAACGCACCTAGTTCCAGCAGGATACCTCATGTAGGCAGCAAAAATCCGTTCCGCCAGGTGCTGGTACACTGATGTGCCTGTATGAAGGTGGCCTAGGCCACTTACCTACTTGCCAATACAGAACTGGGTGAAGATGCTGGTGAGCAGGTCCTCGTTGCTGATTTCACCGGTTATCTGGCCAAGGTCAGCGAGGGCATGGCGAAGGTCGGCGGCCAGCAGCTCGGTGCCGCTGCCGGTGGCTAGGCCAGTCAGCACAGCATCCAGATGCTGAGCGGCCTGCTCGAGGCTGCGGGCATGGCGTACGTTGGTGACGATGGTCGTGCCGCCGGTTCGGTCAAGCCCTTCGCCGCGCACTACGTTGAGCAGAGTTTCCCGTAGCTCGTCGAGGCCATCGCCACGAGAGGCGGCAATTAGTGCGGTGCCGGGACGGGAGCGGAAGGCAGCAATTTCGGTGTCGGAAGCTACATCAAGCTTGTTGCCAACGGCTAACACCGGGACAGCTGCAGGAAGTTGCAATGCTTCAATTTCTGCTTGAAGCTCTTGGGGGGAAGTAGTCGTGATATCAAATAGATATACAACCAAAGCGGCTTGTAGTACTCGTTTCTTGGTGCGCTCTACCCCAATGGATTCTACCACGTCGGTGGTATCGCGCAGGCCGGCGGTATCTACGAACCGGAAACGGATACCATCAAGGCTGACCTCATCTTCAATCAGGTCGCGGGTGGTGCCGGCTACTTCCGAAACGATGGCGCGCTCCTCGTTAAGCAGGGCGTTAAGCAGGGTACTCTTGCCAGCATTGGGCCGCCCGGCAATAACGGTAGTTACGCCATGCTTGATAACGTTGCCGAGCTCAAAGGAGCGGAGCAGGCGGTGAACCAGGGCCTGGACTTCCTGGAGTAATTGCACTAGGCCAGTCCGGTCAGCAAACTCCACGTCCTCTTCACCGAAGTCGAGTTCCAATTCCAGCAAGGCTGCAAACTGTACTAAACGGGCACGCAGGTCGCGCAGCTCCTGGGAAAAGCCCCCACGCATCTGCTGCATAGCTACCTGGTGCGACAGGGCCGAGTCAGCGGCAATGAGGTCGGCCACGGCTTCAGCCTGGGCCAAGTCAAAGGCCCCATGCAGGAAGGCTCGCTTGGTGAACTCGCCGGCTTCAGCTAGCCGGGCCCCGCGGCGCACCAGCAGGGCCAGCAACTCCTGCACAATAAAGTCGGAGCCGTGGGTGCTGATTTCCACTACATCTTCCTTGGTATAGGAGTTGGGGCCCCGGAAAAGAGATACCACCACCTCATCAATAATCCTCTGCCCGTCGCGGATGGTACCGAAGTGGAGCGTGTGTCCGGCTTGGTCTTGCAGCCGCTTACCCCCAAATACCTTGTCGGTAATGCTGATGGCCTGCGGGCCCGAAAGACGAACGAGGGCAATGGCACCTGAGCCCGGTGGGGTAGACAGCGCCACAATGGTATCGGAAAGCGAAACGGGGAGTGGTAAGGCCACGGGAACTGAATGAGTGATACAGCTGCAAAGGTACGCGGTAGTGGCCTAGGCCACTAGCAACTACTGTGGGTAGGCCTTTACAGGGAGGTAGAATGCAGGGTTAGTGTTAAATGCCGATAGGAGCACTTATCTGCTTTCAATACGTCATCACGTCGAGCATGCGAAACACTTCCTGTGCTGATGTTGCAGGGGTAGCTCACTTAAAAACACGCCCTCCTGACGCAGGAAGGGTATTGTCAGGCATGCACCCTAGTGCCTAGTGCTCTGTGCTGAAGTGCAAGGTCACGTGTTCCAAACGTCGGCACGCGAGATGTCTCTACCAGCTCGACCTGACGTTCTGGTTTGATGTGCTTAATTTAGGTATCAATCCGTCACGTACAGGTTACGGCTTACCTCCGAAGATATCAGGTATTTGTCTGTGTTATTTATTCTAATCTCAAGTGAGTTATCGAATACTATCTTATCCAATACTTCAAGCTTGGTGCCGAGGTTAAGCCCAACCTTATCCAGGTATTGCAGGAACGGAACAGAGGTGTTTTTGACGGCTACAACGGTTCCCCGGTCACCGGGTAGCAGGTCGGCGACCAGGCGGTGCTGGGGGCGCAGGATGGCTCCTTCAGCCGTCGGAATTGGGTCGCCGTGGGGGTCGAGTTGTGGGAAGCCCAGGAATTCATCGAGGCGCTGAATGAGCAGGTCGGAGTCAATGTGCTCCATCTGCTCGGCTACGTCGTGTACCTCGTCCCAGCTGAAGTTGAGCTGCTGCACCAGAAACACTTCCCACAACCGGTGCTTACGGATAGTGAGCAGCGCCAAACGCCGCCCTTCCTCCGTCAGCGATACGCCCCGGTAACGGGTGTAGTGCAGGAGGCCCTTCTCACCCAGGCGGCGCAGCATATCCGTCACGGAAGCCGCGCGCGTCTGCAGCACCTCCGCAACCCGGTTGGTGCTGACCTCAACACCCGGCTGAGCTTCGGCCAGTTTATAGATGGCTTTTAAGTAGTTCTCCTCGGTGTAGCTAGGCACGTGAACTAAATTAACAATGAGCAATGAGCAATTAACAATGAATAGCGGAGTCTCCGCTTACCAGCTGAGGGCTGGTCACTGCTAATTGCTCATTGTTAATTGATCATTAAAGCTGTTACCAGCGAATCAGGGCAGAGGCCCAGGTAAAGCCGGAGCCGAAGGCAGCCAGACACACTAGGTCGCCGCGCTTGATGCGGCCTTCCTGGTAAGCCTCGCTTAGCGCAATGGGCACTGAGGCAGCCGTGGTGTTGCCATAACGCTGCACGTTGCTATAGACTTTGTCGTCGGAAAGCCCCATTTTCTGCTGCACGTATTGCGTAATGCGCAGGTTAGCTTGATGCGGAATCAGCATGTCGATGTCCTGGGGCTGGTAGCCGTTCTGGTCGAGGGCCTCCTTGATTACCTGCGGGAAACGAACAACGGCATGCTTGAACACATTTTGTCCGTTCATGTGGGGGTACATGTCAAGCTCATTGTCTACCACGTACTGTACCCGGTTGTTACGGTTGGAGCCTGGCTCCTTTACAATCAGCTCTTCGGCGTGCTCACCCTGAGAGTGGAGGTGGGTGCTCAGAATGCCATGGCCTTCCTTGGTGCTGGGGCGCAGTACCACAGCACCGGCGCCATCACCGAAAATAACGGATACGGCCCGGCCGCGGGTGCTGATATCGAGGCCCGAGGAATGAATCTCAGAGCCCACTACCAGCACCGTGTCATACATGCCCGTCTTGATGAACTGATCGGCCATTGAGAGCGAGTACACGAAGCCCGAGCACTGGTTGCGAACGTCGAAGGCCGGAATGGGTGCCTTAATGCCCAGCTCACGCTGCAAGAGCACGCCGGAGCCAGGGAAAAAGTAGTCGGGCGACAACGTGGCGAAGACAATCATCTGTACATCGTCGGGGGTGAGGCCGGCCATTTCCAGAGCCTTGCGGGCCGCATTAGCGGCCATGTTGGCGGTGGTGTCTTTGCCTTCCTCAAACCAGCGGCGCTCCTTAATGCCAGTGCGTTCCTGAATCCACTCGTCGGTGGTTTCCATCAGGCTGGTAATATCGGCGTTGGTTACAACACGGTCGGGCACGTAGTGGCCTACACCGGCAATTTCAGAAAATCGTAGGGTGTTACTCATCAGGTGGGAGTTGCGAGGTACAGGACGAAAAAGGGAGCCGAATGTAAAGAAAATCGGAATCCTACCTCGTAAACGGGCCGCAAAGGTCGGCAGTTACTTTATAGAATTCATAAGGTGGTGTAACTTTTCCGCTTCGGAGGACCAAAATGCCTCCTCAGGGACTCCGGCTGGGTAAAAAGGTTGCCGTAATAGGGCTAGTAAAGTGGCTTTTGAGAGCGGGGAGTGGCCTAGAGCTTGAAAATCAACCCAGACTCCGGCCTGATATGGCTCCACGATGCCCCGCCAAAGCGGGTTCGGCGGCAGTACCATGGGCAGGCCGTGGGCGAGGTACTCAAACAGCTTGGTAGGAATGCACTGGGCAGTGCTTGGGTGCGGCCGGTAAGGCAAAAGACCTAAGTGGCTACGCCCGATTTCAGCCACAATATGGGCGTGGGGCACCAGTGTATTGCCCCCAACCAGGGTTACGCCAGCGCCCGCCTCGGCCACGGCGGCACGCAGGCGCTCCAGCAGGGCCGGTTGCTGACAAAACCCCATGATAGTGAGGTGAGCCAGCGGCCACACTGCCCGTACTTGGTGCCAGAAGATTAGCGCCTCGAATACGCCGTTTAATGCGGAGATAGTACCTGAGTACAGCAGGCGCAAGGGTTCAGAGGTAGCCGGGAGGGGGCCTAGCGCCTTTTGCTGATGGGAAGCAGTATAAGGCTGGTACTTGTTTTCAATAATCAGCGTGTGCTCCGGCTGCAGGAAAGGCAGCTCCTCGGCGTAGCTCCGCTCAGCCAGCAGCACGGCAGTGGCGCGCCGAGCCGCCAGCGCTTCCAGCCACCTGACCAGCCCCGCCAGCAGCCCCCGCGCCCAGGCCGGGTACACCTGCTGAGTCTGGATGTTGAGCGCATAGTTCTCCCGAACATCATACACGAAGCGCCCACCCTGGCCTAGCGCCTGCCACAGCACAGTAAGAGGCAGTAGTTCTGGGGCGTGTACAATTACCAGGGTGGGTTGCACCCGCTGCAAAAGCCGCCAGTAGTGCCACTGCGCCTGCAGGCGAGCCCAGCTCAGGCGCGTGCCCTCCAGTAAGGCATGCGTGTAGACGTTACTCGGCAGACCAGCAGGGGCAGGAGCGAGGCGGCCAGCTACGTGCACCTGGGTGTTTGGGCGCTGGGCCAGCGTGCGGGCAAACTTGTCTAACATGCGGGTGTCATCCAGCGGCTTAAGCACGGAGGCGAGTAAAATGGTAACGAAACGCGGCATATTGGCCGTGAAGATGGTAAGTTTGCTTGTGAGTTGTTGGGTGTTGGGTGGCAGTTGTTAGTCTGCCCGCCTGTACCAATGGCTTACTACGCAAAACTGACCTTCATTTACTGACACCCTCATTTTCATGTCCGACCTCCAACACACCATAGAAGCCGCCTGGAACGACCGTAGCTTGCTGCAGCAGGCTGCTACCACTGAGGCTATTCACCACATCATTGAAGAACTTGACAAGGGCCGCTTGCGCGTAGCCCAGCCCGGCGCTACCGAAGGAGCCGACTGGCAGGTGAATGATTGGGTGAAAAAGGCAGTTATCATGTACTTCCCCATCCGGCAAATGGAAACCATTGAGGTGGGCCCCTTTGAGTTCCGCGACAAGATGCGCCTAAAGAGCAACTATGAGCAGCAGGGTGTGCGCGTGGTGCCCCCGGCCGTGGCGCGCTACGGTGCTTACCTGGCTTCCGGCGTAATTATGATGCCGAGCTACGTGAACATTGGCGCGTGGGTTGGCGAGGGCACCATGGTAGATACCTGGGCTACAGTGGGCTCCTGCGCGCAAATAGGCGCGGGTGTGCACCTGAGCGGTGGCGTGGGCATTGGTGGCGTACTAGAGCCCGTGCAGGCGGCTCCGGTAATTGTAGAAGATGGCGCCTTCGTAGGCTCACGCAGCATTCTGGTTGAAGGCTGCTTTGTGGGTAAGGAAGCCGTAATTGGTGCCGGGGTTACCATCACCGGCAGCACCCGCATTATTGACGTAACGGGCGCTGAGCCTAAGGAATATCGCGGTTACGTGCCGGCCCGCTCGGTGGTAATACCGGGCTCGTTGCCTAAGCAGTTTCCGGCCGGTGAGTACCACGTGCCTTGCGCCCTCATTATTGGTCAGCGCAAGCCTAGCACCGACCTCAAGACTTCCCTCAACGATGCTCTGCGCGAGCACAACGTTGCTGTTTAACGCGCTCCATTACCTTCTCTTATGAGTAAACACCCACAAGTTGTTTCCGCGGCGCAGGCCCGCGATGAAGTGCGCGAGTA from Hymenobacter taeanensis encodes:
- the mnmE gene encoding tRNA uridine-5-carboxymethylaminomethyl(34) synthesis GTPase MnmE → MALPLPVSLSDTIVALSTPPGSGAIALVRLSGPQAISITDKVFGGKRLQDQAGHTLHFGTIRDGQRIIDEVVVSLFRGPNSYTKEDVVEISTHGSDFIVQELLALLVRRGARLAEAGEFTKRAFLHGAFDLAQAEAVADLIAADSALSHQVAMQQMRGGFSQELRDLRARLVQFAALLELELDFGEEDVEFADRTGLVQLLQEVQALVHRLLRSFELGNVIKHGVTTVIAGRPNAGKSTLLNALLNEERAIVSEVAGTTRDLIEDEVSLDGIRFRFVDTAGLRDTTDVVESIGVERTKKRVLQAALVVYLFDITTTSPQELQAEIEALQLPAAVPVLAVGNKLDVASDTEIAAFRSRPGTALIAASRGDGLDELRETLLNVVRGEGLDRTGGTTIVTNVRHARSLEQAAQHLDAVLTGLATGSGTELLAADLRHALADLGQITGEISNEDLLTSIFTQFCIGK
- a CDS encoding metal-dependent transcriptional regulator; the protein is MPSYTEENYLKAIYKLAEAQPGVEVSTNRVAEVLQTRAASVTDMLRRLGEKGLLHYTRYRGVSLTEEGRRLALLTIRKHRLWEVFLVQQLNFSWDEVHDVAEQMEHIDSDLLIQRLDEFLGFPQLDPHGDPIPTAEGAILRPQHRLVADLLPGDRGTVVAVKNTSVPFLQYLDKVGLNLGTKLEVLDKIVFDNSLEIRINNTDKYLISSEVSRNLYVTD
- a CDS encoding 3-oxoacyl-ACP synthase III family protein is translated as MSNTLRFSEIAGVGHYVPDRVVTNADITSLMETTDEWIQERTGIKERRWFEEGKDTTANMAANAARKALEMAGLTPDDVQMIVFATLSPDYFFPGSGVLLQRELGIKAPIPAFDVRNQCSGFVYSLSMADQFIKTGMYDTVLVVGSEIHSSGLDISTRGRAVSVIFGDGAGAVVLRPSTKEGHGILSTHLHSQGEHAEELIVKEPGSNRNNRVQYVVDNELDMYPHMNGQNVFKHAVVRFPQVIKEALDQNGYQPQDIDMLIPHQANLRITQYVQQKMGLSDDKVYSNVQRYGNTTAASVPIALSEAYQEGRIKRGDLVCLAAFGSGFTWASALIRW
- a CDS encoding glycosyltransferase, which produces MPRFVTILLASVLKPLDDTRMLDKFARTLAQRPNTQVHVAGRLAPAPAGLPSNVYTHALLEGTRLSWARLQAQWHYWRLLQRVQPTLVIVHAPELLPLTVLWQALGQGGRFVYDVRENYALNIQTQQVYPAWARGLLAGLVRWLEALAARRATAVLLAERSYAEELPFLQPEHTLIIENKYQPYTASHQQKALGPLPATSEPLRLLYSGTISALNGVFEALIFWHQVRAVWPLAHLTIMGFCQQPALLERLRAAVAEAGAGVTLVGGNTLVPHAHIVAEIGRSHLGLLPYRPHPSTAQCIPTKLFEYLAHGLPMVLPPNPLWRGIVEPYQAGVWVDFQALGHSPLSKATLLALLRQPFYPAGVPEEAFWSSEAEKLHHLMNSIK
- a CDS encoding 2,3,4,5-tetrahydropyridine-2,6-dicarboxylate N-succinyltransferase — translated: MSDLQHTIEAAWNDRSLLQQAATTEAIHHIIEELDKGRLRVAQPGATEGADWQVNDWVKKAVIMYFPIRQMETIEVGPFEFRDKMRLKSNYEQQGVRVVPPAVARYGAYLASGVIMMPSYVNIGAWVGEGTMVDTWATVGSCAQIGAGVHLSGGVGIGGVLEPVQAAPVIVEDGAFVGSRSILVEGCFVGKEAVIGAGVTITGSTRIIDVTGAEPKEYRGYVPARSVVIPGSLPKQFPAGEYHVPCALIIGQRKPSTDLKTSLNDALREHNVAV